A segment of the Serinus canaria isolate serCan28SL12 unplaced genomic scaffold, serCan2020 HiC_scaffold_443, whole genome shotgun sequence genome:
gtgttcccaggtgttcccaggtgttcccaggtgtgcccaggtgttcCCAGGATGACCCCCCCCAGGTGTTCcccccaggtgttcccaggtgttcccaggtgcGCTCACCTGCGGGTCAGTTTGGAGGTGATCTTGCTCAGCAGCGTGGCCGtggggcggggccggggggagGCGGCGCTGGGGGGCGGGGGCGAGGCTGGGGGCGGGGCTCCGGTGGCTCCGCCCCCCCGGCGGGTTCCGGTGCCGGTTCCGGTTCCGGCCCCGCCCCCCCCGCCGTGGAAGGTGCTGCGGgcggagcagccccgggccAGGTGAGCCAGGTGAGCCCCGCCCAGGGAGTGGCTGGAGGGGGAGGGCGGCGGGCGGGACGGCAGGCTgggggggaggggacagaggtgacGTCATCGGTGACGTCATCGGTGACGTCATACATGGGCGGCGTCGCAGGTAAACGTTACAGGTGAGAACCACAGGTGACGTCACACGCACACACAGGTGACCCCACCCACCCACAGGTAACCCCACAGACACAGGTGACGTCACAGGTGACATCAGAGGTGACGTCACACGCGCACACAGGTGACCCCACCCACCCACAGGTGACCTCACAGACACAGGTGACGTCACACAGGTGACCCCACCCACCCACAGGTAACCCCACACCACACAGATGACATCACACAGGTGaccacacccacacacacaggTAACCCCACAGGTGACCTCACAGACACAGGTGACGTCACACAGGTGACCCCACCCACCCACAGGTGACCCCACAGGTGACCCCACAGGTGACGTCACACACAGGTGACCTCAGACGCACAGGTGACATCACAGGTGAGACCTCACAGGTGACCCCACCCCACGCCCCCATCCCGGGAGGGGCACAGGTGGCTTTGGGGTGgatcccaggtgtgccaggtgtgccaggtgtgccaCTCACCTGTCCTTGCCCTcgggcagcagcaggtgaggttggggtggatttggggggattttgggtaATTTTGGGTGGATTTAGGGAGGGTTTCAGGTGATCCCAGGTgatcccaggtgtgccaggtgtgccaCTCACCTGTCCTTGCCgttgggcagcagcaggtgccGCTCCCCCCCCGAGCACACGTAGGTGTTCCTGCGGCCCATCACGCTGGGGGGCacgtggggctgggggcacagggggcaccCGGActcacctgggctcacctgggctcGCCACGGAGCCACAGGTGCCCTCCAGGTGCTCCCCAGGTGTTCCCAGCTGTCCTGCCAGCCCCCCCAGGTAccctcaggtgtgcccaggtgcccccaggtgcaTGCCCAGGAATGCCCAGCCCCCACCAGCcgtgcccaggtgcccccaggtgtccTCAGGTGCGTGCCCAGCCcccccccaggtgcccccaggtgtgcccaggtgtgcccaggtgtgcccaccTGTCCGtccaggtgcccccagcccccccagccaCCCCAGGTGTGCCCACCTGTCCGtccaggtgtgtgcccagcccccccagtccccccaggtgccccaggtgtgcccaggtgccccaggtgcccccccagcccccaggtgtgcccaccTGTCCGtccaggtgtgtgcccagcccccccaggtgcccccaccccccaggtgtgcccacctgtccctccaggtgcccccagccccccaggtgtgcccaccTGTCCATCCAggtgtccccccagccccccagcccccccaggtgtgcccacctgtccctccaggtgcccccagcccccccaggtgtgcccacctgtccctccaggtgcccccagccccccaggtgtgcccacctgtccctccaggtgcccccagcccccccagccccccaggtgtgcccacctgtccctccaggtgcccccagcccacccaggtgtgcccacctgtccctccaggtgcccccagcccccccagcccccaggtgtgcccacctgtccctccaggtgcccccagccccccaggtgtgcccaccTGTCCGTCCAggtgccccccagcccccccagcccccccaggtgtgcccaccTGTCCGTCCAGGTtgaccccccagccccccagccccccaggtgtgcccacctgtccctccagggcccccagccccccaggtgcccccagccccccagccccccaggtTGTGCCCACCTGTCctccaggtgtgtgcccagcccccccaggtgcccccagcccccaggtgtgcccacctgtccctccaggttgcccccagccccccaggtgcccccacgccccccaggtgcccccagccccccccagcccccccaggtgtgcccaccTGTCCGTCCAGGTGCCTCTCGGGGATCTCGGCCTTGTTGGGGTTGTGGGCGCTGCTGACCaatgggctgcaggggggggggaggggcggCCCGGCCCCTCCCCCTCCGCCCCTCCCCCCCCCGGAGCCCCTCCTGGGGGGCGGGGCCGCTCCCCCGGCCACGCCCCCGGCCACGCCCCCTTCGCGCAGCTCCGAGGGGGGAGGGGCGGCCGAGGGGGGGCTGCGCCGGGGGGGAGGGGCGGCCGAGGGGGCGGGGCCACCTGCGGGGTCACAAAGGGtcacggggggggggggggggggaatgaCACCCCCCAaatgtccccacagtgtcccctcagtgtccccaatgtccccagtgtcactcACAGAAGTCgctgtgtccccaatgtccccagtgtccccagtgtccccaatgtccccaatgtccccagtgtcactcACAGAAGTCGCTGTGCCGCCGCTGCCGGTGGTGGCCGCCCCCGCGCTGTCCCTTGCCGTGGGACGTCCCCGATGTCCCCGACGACGTCCCCGACTTGGTGGCACCGTTGGGCGCCTCGGCCACGCCCCGGGgccgggacagggacagggacagggcagtgccaccctcGGGCTGTCACCGGGGTCACAGTGTcaccagggacagggctgtgccaccctCGGGGTCACACTGtcaccagggaca
Coding sequences within it:
- the LOC127061276 gene encoding MAP/microtubule affinity-regulating kinase 4-like, which produces MSTDCENILRRFLVLNPAKRCTLEQIMKDKWINIGYEGDELTPYTEPQEDFGDTKRIEVMVGMGYTREEIKEALSTHKYNEVTATYLLLGRRGEPEGGTALSLSLSRPRGVAEAPNGATKSGTSSGTSGTSHGKGQRGGGHHRQRRHSDFCGPAPSAAPPPRRSPPSAAPPPSELREGGVAGGVAGGAAPPPRRGSGGGRGGGGGAGPPLPPPCSPLVSSAHNPNKAEIPERHLDGQPHVPPSVMGRRNTYVCSGGERHLLLPNGKDSLPSRPPPSPSSHSLGGAHLAHLARGCSARSTFHGGGGGAGTGTGTGTRRGGGATGAPPPASPPPPSAASPRPRPTATLLSKITSKLTRR